A single window of [Clostridium] hylemonae DSM 15053 DNA harbors:
- a CDS encoding CD1871A family CXXC motif-containing protein — protein MTERRRQYIGIACLVLGLAFVGLGLLREEHLTVLKKAAAICVECIGIG, from the coding sequence ATGACAGAAAGAAGAAGGCAGTACATCGGCATCGCCTGCCTGGTCCTTGGTCTGGCGTTTGTGGGACTCGGGCTGCTCCGGGAGGAGCATTTGACGGTGCTGAAAAAAGCGGCGGCGATCTGCGTGGAATGTATTGGAATAGGTTAG
- a CDS encoding ABC transporter ATP-binding protein: MSVLSLKNVGYTYEKTTKPVFQGLNADFEPGKVYCIVGKSGAGKTSLLSLLAGLDTCNEGTILYEGEDLRKLDRDQYRARKIGVVFQSYNLLLNKTALENIELSMAISGVRHKNNRAFALTLLENVGIDEETARRRVLGLSGGEQQRVGIARALSHEPNLLLADEPSGNLDRETERDVMNILADLAHVQNKCVIIVTHSHKITRCADEIWGLNKGGRLVYMGKGGEAR; the protein is encoded by the coding sequence ATGTCTGTTTTATCACTTAAAAACGTGGGATATACCTACGAGAAAACCACAAAACCTGTATTTCAGGGATTAAATGCGGATTTTGAACCGGGAAAGGTCTACTGTATCGTCGGGAAGTCCGGCGCGGGCAAGACTTCCCTTCTCTCCCTTTTAGCCGGACTGGATACCTGTAACGAGGGAACGATCCTGTACGAGGGGGAAGATCTGCGTAAGCTGGACAGAGACCAGTACCGCGCCCGGAAAATAGGCGTTGTATTCCAGAGCTATAACCTTTTGTTAAACAAGACCGCATTGGAAAACATTGAGCTTTCTATGGCCATCAGCGGGGTACGTCATAAAAATAACCGCGCCTTTGCCCTGACTCTGCTGGAAAATGTGGGCATCGATGAGGAGACCGCCAGGCGACGTGTGCTTGGCCTCTCCGGCGGGGAGCAGCAGCGGGTAGGCATTGCCCGAGCCCTGTCCCACGAGCCAAACCTGCTGCTTGCGGATGAACCCAGCGGGAATCTGGACCGTGAGACAGAGCGGGACGTAATGAATATCCTGGCTGATTTAGCCCATGTGCAGAACAAATGTGTGATCATTGTAACTCATTCCCATAAAATCACACGCTGCGCGGATGAAATCTGGGGACTGAATAAAGGCGGCCGTCTGGTTTACATGGGGAAAGGAGGTGAGGCCCGATGA
- a CDS encoding TlpA disulfide reductase family protein produces the protein MKKIMTFILALCLTVSLAACSSPSASSSSRSTSGGGKSPAKDVKDIVKEDSVSDEEQELMDRSVRFTKDKLLSYDTWKKVMELPGVDCPNHISGYIDDVSMGDTKDLRLSGEPELDENGLFVTYELTEGKVPADGSAGGCVIPEALAKSMGKKVGDKVTVDTALGRAEYEITGLYGYSEKGKVGGLTEENSPLYEIFVTPEDIVKLTGTKKDGYFLGDTVTCATAKEAKELVKQASAILKDHGAKAMLASDSSADLSYADSDELFQNVALDGTDLNGKALPKDLLAKDGITMVNVWATFCNPCLAEMPHLEELNKEFAAAGKNFKVVGIAADVINDKGKVSQEQLDLAKEIVKKTGVTYTNIIPGEKLQSDILPNVTAFPTSFFLNDKGEVIKTVMGATTKEDWVNTTNELLKNLK, from the coding sequence ATGAAAAAAATAATGACATTCATCCTGGCCCTGTGCCTTACAGTTTCCCTTGCTGCCTGCAGCAGCCCTTCTGCCTCTTCCTCATCCAGATCCACGTCCGGCGGCGGCAAAAGTCCGGCTAAGGACGTAAAAGACATAGTGAAAGAGGATTCTGTCTCCGATGAAGAACAGGAACTGATGGACCGCAGCGTCCGCTTCACAAAAGATAAGCTCCTCAGCTATGACACATGGAAGAAAGTAATGGAGCTGCCCGGCGTGGACTGCCCGAACCATATCTCAGGTTATATTGACGATGTGTCCATGGGTGACACAAAAGACCTGCGCCTGAGCGGCGAGCCTGAGCTGGATGAAAACGGTCTTTTTGTCACATATGAACTGACAGAAGGCAAGGTTCCAGCCGACGGTTCCGCAGGAGGCTGTGTGATCCCAGAAGCCCTCGCTAAAAGTATGGGGAAAAAGGTGGGCGATAAGGTTACCGTGGATACTGCTCTGGGCAGAGCGGAATATGAGATCACCGGACTGTACGGCTACAGCGAAAAAGGCAAGGTGGGGGGACTCACGGAAGAAAACTCCCCTCTTTACGAAATTTTCGTGACTCCCGAAGATATAGTAAAGCTGACCGGCACGAAAAAAGACGGCTATTTCCTTGGCGACACCGTCACTTGTGCCACGGCCAAAGAGGCAAAAGAACTGGTGAAGCAGGCATCTGCAATTTTGAAGGATCATGGCGCTAAAGCAATGCTGGCAAGCGATTCCAGCGCAGATTTGAGTTACGCGGACAGTGACGAATTATTTCAGAATGTTGCACTGGACGGAACCGATCTTAACGGCAAAGCGCTTCCGAAGGATCTGCTTGCCAAAGACGGGATCACGATGGTGAATGTCTGGGCCACCTTCTGTAATCCCTGTCTGGCAGAGATGCCTCATCTGGAAGAACTGAATAAAGAATTTGCCGCTGCGGGGAAAAATTTCAAAGTTGTGGGGATAGCAGCCGATGTCATAAACGACAAGGGTAAGGTCAGCCAGGAACAGCTGGATCTGGCAAAGGAGATCGTAAAGAAGACTGGTGTGACCTATACGAATATCATTCCCGGCGAAAAGCTTCAGTCTGACATCCTGCCAAATGTAACCGCCTTCCCTACCAGCTTTTTCCTGAATGACAAAGGTGAGGTGATCAAAACTGTTATGGGAGCCACCACTAAAGAAGACTGGGTCAACACAACCAATGAACTTTTAAAAAACCTTAAATAA
- a CDS encoding 4Fe-4S binding protein yields MNNKKRTINKQQKKGIRLWVQIIFAALTNGYVNGFIQSKIYTGPTKALCVPGLNCYSCPGALGACPIGSLQAVISSRSYQFSFYIIGFLMAVGALSGRVVCGFLCPFGLVQDLLHKIPVPKLKKLPGEKYLKYLKYVILAVFVLLLPMFAVNIIGQGNPWFCKWICPSGTLLGGIPLTLGNPDLQAAIGRLFDWKVFLMVSILVFSMFAYRPFCRFLCPLGAVYGVFNPVSLYHLHLDEDKCVNCGICKKTCKMGIDPRETPNSIECIRCGDCVRACPAGALTKGFGIGRKPEAACSDSCASCSKSCGGKSV; encoded by the coding sequence ATGAATAACAAAAAAAGAACAATAAACAAACAGCAAAAAAAGGGCATCCGACTCTGGGTGCAGATTATCTTTGCCGCACTGACAAACGGCTATGTGAATGGATTTATCCAGTCGAAAATTTACACCGGGCCCACAAAAGCGCTCTGCGTACCGGGGCTTAACTGCTACTCCTGCCCCGGCGCCCTGGGAGCCTGTCCCATTGGTTCCCTTCAGGCGGTCATCAGCAGCCGCAGCTACCAGTTTTCCTTTTACATCATCGGTTTTCTGATGGCTGTGGGCGCCTTATCCGGGCGGGTAGTCTGCGGCTTCCTCTGTCCTTTCGGGCTGGTTCAGGATCTGTTACATAAGATTCCCGTGCCAAAGCTAAAAAAACTGCCGGGAGAAAAATATCTGAAGTATCTCAAATATGTCATTCTTGCAGTATTTGTCCTGCTGCTGCCCATGTTCGCAGTTAACATTATCGGCCAGGGAAATCCCTGGTTCTGCAAGTGGATATGTCCATCCGGTACTTTGCTCGGAGGCATTCCTCTGACATTGGGAAATCCTGATCTGCAGGCTGCCATTGGCCGGTTGTTTGACTGGAAGGTCTTTCTGATGGTGTCCATTTTGGTATTCTCCATGTTTGCCTACCGGCCTTTCTGCAGGTTCCTCTGTCCCCTGGGAGCAGTCTATGGCGTATTTAACCCCGTTTCCCTCTACCATCTGCACTTGGACGAGGATAAATGTGTAAACTGCGGCATTTGTAAAAAGACATGCAAAATGGGCATCGATCCCCGGGAAACACCAAACAGTATCGAATGCATCCGCTGCGGCGACTGCGTCCGGGCCTGTCCCGCCGGGGCTCTTACCAAAGGCTTTGGAATCGGCAGAAAACCGGAGGCAGCCTGTTCAGACTCCTGCGCTTCCTGTTCCAAAAGCTGCGGCGGAAAATCCGTTTAA
- a CDS encoding NAD(P)H-dependent oxidoreductase subunit E — MLKKEWNDIFDYYREEKTMTQSELVIAVLTELQAIEGCIPKEAREAAAELAGVNPGYVSAVIKRLPHLHEQSFRHEIKVCISDRCKNKGGQDVLKEIQRILKIRPGQVTRDKRFLLTTVYCMHYCTKGPNIQIDGRLFQNVTAAEVPSILKKYS, encoded by the coding sequence ATGTTGAAAAAGGAATGGAACGATATATTTGACTATTACAGAGAAGAGAAAACGATGACCCAGTCTGAACTGGTCATCGCCGTGCTCACGGAACTTCAGGCTATAGAAGGCTGCATTCCAAAAGAGGCCCGTGAGGCGGCAGCCGAACTGGCCGGTGTAAATCCCGGCTACGTCAGCGCTGTGATCAAAAGGCTTCCCCATCTGCATGAACAGTCTTTCCGGCATGAGATCAAAGTCTGTATTTCAGACCGGTGCAAGAACAAAGGCGGACAGGACGTGCTGAAGGAGATTCAGCGGATCCTGAAGATCCGCCCCGGGCAGGTGACACGGGACAAGCGTTTTCTCCTCACTACCGTATATTGCATGCATTACTGTACCAAAGGACCAAACATACAGATCGACGGCAGGCTGTTTCAGAATGTAACGGCGGCAGAAGTCCCATCCATATTAAAAAAATATTCCTGA
- a CDS encoding glycyl-radical enzyme activating protein codes for MRNFKKGLWRDVDMSGGYVMNIQNFSVNDGEGIRTNIFLAGCPLACAWCSNPEGQSLHNAMTSCMTVEEVVDKVKKQMIFYRISGGGVTFSGGEATVQQEFLRRLSYRLYDMGISLAIETCGQFEYEVVKDIFGKMDLIFYDIKHMDDRKHRAFTGVSNEKILSNVPKVAGLGVPMVVRIPVIHGVNTGDGNLESTFEFIKREAPRARLELLPYHTYGAGKYEELGLLPPPDSFKTPGDDEIEAWYEMARTYGIDSISYK; via the coding sequence ATGCGGAATTTTAAAAAAGGTCTGTGGAGGGATGTCGATATGTCCGGCGGCTACGTGATGAATATACAGAACTTTTCCGTCAATGACGGGGAAGGGATACGGACGAACATATTTCTGGCGGGCTGTCCGCTCGCCTGTGCCTGGTGCTCAAACCCGGAAGGACAGTCGCTTCACAATGCCATGACGTCCTGCATGACAGTGGAGGAAGTGGTGGATAAGGTGAAAAAGCAGATGATATTTTACCGGATATCCGGCGGCGGAGTGACCTTCTCGGGCGGAGAGGCCACTGTGCAGCAGGAGTTTCTGCGCCGGCTTTCTTATCGTCTGTATGACATGGGTATTTCCCTTGCCATAGAGACGTGCGGGCAGTTTGAATATGAAGTTGTGAAAGATATTTTCGGAAAGATGGACCTGATATTTTACGATATCAAGCATATGGACGACCGGAAGCACAGGGCGTTTACCGGTGTGTCAAATGAGAAGATACTCTCTAACGTGCCGAAGGTGGCCGGCCTTGGCGTTCCGATGGTGGTGAGAATACCCGTAATCCATGGAGTGAACACCGGGGACGGCAATCTAGAAAGCACTTTTGAATTCATAAAGAGGGAAGCGCCGCGGGCCAGGCTGGAGCTGCTGCCTTATCACACTTACGGGGCAGGAAAATATGAAGAGCTTGGCCTTTTGCCTCCCCCGGATTCTTTTAAAACACCGGGTGACGATGAGATAGAGGCGTGGTACGAAATGGCGCGCACGTACGGGATAGACAGTATATCATATAAATAG